Within Capra hircus breed San Clemente chromosome 7, ASM170441v1, whole genome shotgun sequence, the genomic segment TGAACATGAGCTTGATTTCTCAGATATGTTACTTACACTGCCACAAAGcagaagatagaaaataaaaacaaaatgaaatgtctGATACTTTACCATTTATttttagttagttcagttgctccgtcgtgtccgactctttgcagtttatttttaaggaatctcaaatatacagagaagtacCATGAGCAGTAATAGTACAGTTAACATACGTAGTAACCTTTACCTATATTCACCCATTAGTGTTATACCACTtttccttcctcatcttttctttccttctctcttaatAGTTGCACATTCCATGATATTTTTCTTGTAAGTATTTTAGTTATGTATTTCTTAAGAATATAAATATTCTGCCACATGATCCCATAATTCCACATAAGTACATTTGTCAACTTCAGAAAAATGTAACCTGGATACAATACAATTGTGTAATATTTTGAATGCAAAAGGAATATAAAATTGGAGAGctttccagtccagggaaacaatTCCTCCAAAAGGGATGAACATGGGATGACACATTATGGTATGCAAATCTGAAGAATAATATTGGCATAAGACTATAAAATTCTGATTtataaagtgaagaaaatgaaccatcagtataaaaatgttttcttctatagTTTTCTAAAAGACAGGCCCACATTCAATATTTTCTTTAGAGCCCCTGTGACATCCTTATTCCTCAGACTATAGATTAAAGGGTTTAGAACAGGAGTGAGTATGATGTGAAAGGCAGATACAGCCATGTTTTTCTCAGGGGTGTGGTAGGAGATGGGGAGCATGTAGGTGTAGATGGCAGCTCCATAGACAAGGATGACCACAGTCATGTGTAAAGAAAAGTGGTGAAAGCCTTCTTCCTGCTCTCTGCTGAATTCATCCTGTGGATAGTGAGAAGGATGAATGAATAGGAGCTTGGAATGACCATCACAGGGATGAGGAGCGTGAGGGCACAGCACAGGTACGTGACTGTCTCATAGAGGGAAGTGTCTGAGCAGGAAACTTCATTACAGccaagacctaacagaagaaatAATGAAACTCCTGAAATTTGCAGAAGGGGAAGGTCATGGTGATGGGTGTGAGCATAAAGCCATCCACTGATCCCAGGAACCAGCAGCTATACACCAAGAGGAGATACATCTTACGTTCAGGAGAATAGAATAACAGAGTGGatggcagatggccacatagcgagCATAGCTCATGGCAGCCAGAGGAAAAAATTCTGAGCCTCCTAGTATTAAATAGAGAAACATCTGTATTCAGGGGCTGAGCTCTTGTTCATAACTATGACCTGCTCCATGAGCATTTCTGGCACAGTGACAGAAATATACATCATGTCCATGAGAGACAAATGACTGATgaaaaagtacatgggggtgtggaagTGGGCATTAGAATGTATCAGAAGGATCAGGTGGTATTTTCAGACAAGGCCATCAGGAAAATCACAAATATGACCACACAAAGGGGAGCTGGGTGCTTAGACTGAATGAAGATCCCTGCCATGATGAAACCAGCTGTCCATTGTCATTAGTTACCCAGGTGGAGTTGTTCATGAAATTTCACCTAGATTTTACCAAGAAGAGCTTTGAGACTAACAGACCATTCATGGGAAAtgactgtgtgtgttagtcactcagttgtgtctgtctctttgcaaccctatggactttagcccccaaacttctctgtctgtgggattctccaggcaagaatactggagtgggttgttgccattcccttccccaggagatgttctcaacccagggactgaatgcagatctcccacattgcagttgattctttaccatctaagccaccaaggaagcccacggGAATCGACTATCTGAAATGAATGTTTAGTGAGCttgtagcatgtgtgtgtgtgtgtgtgtgtgtgtgtgtgtgcgtgggcatgtgtgtgcacagTAACCCAGTTGTGGTAATAAGAGGAAGTGCCATCAGAGTATGGATACTGGGATTCTAGGTAACTACCTATAATTCAACAAAGTtactggaaaattaaaaattgttaaCTTATAATAAAGCTGCTAAAATTCAGATTCATGAGATTTCTTGAAGATAGCATTGTTTATCAACAAGTATGGAAATTTCCATAATCATTCCCCTATGCAAACATAAAAAgcaaatttctttttataaaagataATTCTTTTACTTCTAGAGGTTTTGTTATTCAAGTCAGAATTTGGTCAATCTGTTTTACTAATCCAACTGGATCTTAAAATCTTGGAGATGTATTTCatataacccagagagatgttgtggggagggacgtgggaggggggttcatgtttgggaacgcatgtaagaattaaagattttaaaatttaaaaaaaaaaaagcaaaaaaaaaaagagaaagaattataAAGTAACTGAAACATAATTTGGGGGAAATCCATGCCAAAGCTTTGAACACCCTTTGCCTATGGGTTCAGACCATATTGTGAGGGTCTGTGGCTGTGTATAGAGAGTCATTCATCCATAGGAGACTATTGGGTTTCTTAAAACTACCAATCCGTTAGATATTATAAGGGCACTAAAGTCCAAACTGAAGCTGTACTGCTGCTGTGGGTTGAGATTATCAACATTCCCCTGTTTACTTTACATAAAAAGGATAATGTTTTATCTCAGATATagttaggattaaatgaggtaaaataataaaaatgctgaGAACATTATCAGTTAGTTTGTGTTGATATTTAAAGTAGCTATTGTATAGATTCTATGTAAGAGATTACTTTTACTGTTACTGTTTTATGGTATGAGATGCATTGCTTCAGTTTGTCAGCTTTAGTATCTGTTAATACATACAATTTCAACTGATTAATTTCTGTAGTCCTAGACTactacatgtgtacatatataatatgtatattatatataatgagaTTTTTATCAGACTttctataaaataaagtaaaaactatttaaatattttatataactatgatctataaataaaatcactgcagatggtgactgcagccatgaaattaaaaaatgcttactccttggaagaaaagttatgaccaacctagatagcatattcaaaagcagagacattactttgccaactaaggtccatctagtcaaggctatggtttttcctgtggtcatgtatggatgtgagatttggactgtgaagaaggctgagcgccgaagaattgatgcttttgaactgtagtgttggagaagacttttgagagtcccttggactgcaaggagatccaaccagtccattctaaaggagatcagccctgggatttctttggaaggaatgatgctaaagctgaaactccagtagtttggccacctcatgcgaagagttgactcattggaaaagactctgatgctgggagggattgggggcaggaggagaaggcgacgacagaggatgagatggctggatggcatcactgactcgatggaagtgagtttgagtgaactccgggaattggtgatggacagggaggcctggcgtgcagcaattcatggggtcacaaagagtcggacacaactgagcgactgaactgaactgacctgatgttGAGtttatagcttccctggtgactcagatggtaaagtgtctgcctgcaatgcaagagatctgggttcaatccctgggttgggaagatcccctggggaaggaaatggcaacccactccagtacttttgcctggaaaatcccatggacagaggagcctggcaggctacagtccatggggtcgcaaagagtagggcacaactgagcgacttcacttcactatgttGAGTTCATATATAGTTGCGGTATTGCGCATGAAAGGAAGAGAGCTCAGACactttctactctgccatcttggtgATCTTGcagatatcttttttaaaacactatttttgttttctttggataaatattcaggagtgaaattgctggatcatatgctacTTCCATTTTAAACTGTTTGAGGAACCACTTTACTTTTTTCTGTAATatttgcaccaatttacattacaATCAATAGCGATCAAGTGTTCCTTTTCTCCATCTCATCATcacttattcagttcagctcagtcactcagtcatgtccgagtctttgtgaccccatggactgcagcacatcaggctttcctgtccatcaccaactcccagagcttgttcaaactcatgtccattgagttggtgatgccatctaaccatcttatcctctgaaatccccttctcctgccttcaatctttcccagcatcaaggtcttttcaaatgactcagttcttcacatcaggtggccaaagtattggtttcagcttcagcgtcagtccttccaatgaatattcagggctgatttcctttaggatggactggttggatctccttacagtccaaaagactctcaagagtcttctccaatgccacagtttaaaagcatcaattcttcagcacttagctttctttatggtccaattctcatatccatacatgttatctttttgataatagccattctaatagattTGTGGtgatgttttattttggttttgatttgtatattCCTGATGACTAGTAATATTAAACATCTTGTCTTATGCCTAATGGCCATCTGAGTGtctgctttggaaaaatgtctattctgaTATTCTCTCCATTAAAATGTAGAGATAAAAAATAGCTAAAAAATTCAGCCTTcgtaatggtccaactctcacatctgtacatggctactgggaaaaccaaagctttgactatacagagctttgttgccaaagtgatatctcttctttttaatacaatgtctaggattgtcatagcttttcttccaaagagcaaatgtcttttaatttcatggctgcactcaccatccacagtgattttggagcacaagaaaataaaatatgccaccatttccattttttccccatctatttaccatgaagtgatgggaccagatgccatgatcttagttttttgaatgttgagttttaagctaacttttccatgcttctccttcactttcatcaagggctctttagttcttcactttctgccataagggtggtgttatccacatatctgaggttattgatatttctcctggcaatcttgattccagcttgtacttcatccagcctatttaacttatatgcagagcacattatgcaaaatgccaggctggatgaagcacaagctggaatcaagatggctgggagaaatatcaataatctcagaaatgcagatgacaccacccttatggcagaaagtgaagaggaactaaagagcctcttgattaaagtgaaagagaagagtgaaaaagctggcttaaaactcagtactcaaaaaatgaagatcatggcatccagtctcatcacttcatggtaaatagttggagaaacaataaaaacaatgacagagtttattttctcgggctccaaagtcactgcagatgttgactgcagttatgaaattaaaagatgcttgctccttggaagaaaagttttgatcaacctagacagcatattaaaaagcagaggcattacgttgccaacaaaggtccatctagtcaaagctatggtttttccagtagtcatgtatggatgtgagacttggatgataaagaaagctgagcaccaaagaattgatgcttttgaactgtggcattggagaagactcttgagagtcccttggactgcaaggagatcaaaccagtccatcctaaaggaaatcatgcatgaatattcattggaaggactgatgctgaagctgaaactccagtacttcggccacctgatgtgaagaactgagtcatttgaaaagaccctgatgctgagaaagattgaaggtgggagaaaaaagggatgacaaaggtcgagatgattggatggcatcactgactcaaggcacatgagtttgaataaactccggaatttgatgatggacatggaggcctgacttgttgcagtccatggggctgcaaagagtcaggaatgactgagcaactgaattgaactgataatgCGTTATATGCTGTTTACTTTAAATTTAGAGTAATTGATAATTGGATGATGACAAGATAAGTTAAAAGATATTCATATTTGATACACagtgaatttaaattattttaatgtatttagtatatttaatttaatatgttaaatttaatttaatatataaaaatatatttttacatgctCCCTGTTCATTTCAATGTAAATCTATGCTTAATTTGGTCTTTATAGTTTCCTGATAACTCCATTGCCTTTTTAACTCATGTCTGTTCATTTGCTGGTCCTctctttgaaatgttcttttgtctctttacatGTATCTGATCTTTAGTTTAGGATAACCGCTCAAATCTGGGCTTCCCATCTAGATGCTGCAGGGCTTTCTGGGTGCAGTCATCTCATAGTTCTTGTGACTGGGAGCTCATGTCTACACAGCTCTCTCTCCACTAACAAATAAACTCCTTGAAGTAAGGGCTTGTGTTCTGGCCACTGTTGTGTCTCTCAGAAATTGCAGACTATGTGCAACATGGATGGTAATCCGTCAAGATATAATAAGCGATTAAATGATTCAAGAATCTAGGAACAGCTGCTTTTCAGAGAGTTTGACAGAATGGTGTTTACATCATTTATATCAAatgatatttgaaaattatacatTTGTGACTTGACACAAATATAATATAGTTTTACAATTTAAAATCAAATACTTCCAAGAAATTGCCCAATTGGAAGATGAAAAAAATACCAGAAGTGCTGTAGTTTAATTCAGCAGACAGCTAACAAGCTCCTCTCAGGTGACAGAGAATCTGCACTGGCTCCCTCTTATCCATGAAGATGTGGAACAGACACACAGAGGCAGAGTCACGGGCAAAGTCATCTTGATTCTGTCACACGGTAGAAAGGGCAACattgtttttttctgtgtatcacattttttattgaattaaaaaattttaatataaatttagttattttaattggaggttaaatgaaaatgaagtctcagtcatgtccgactctttgcgtccccatggactggggcccatcacattcctctgtccatgggattttccaggcaaaagtgctggagtggattgccatttccttctccagaggatcttcccgacccagggatcgaacccgggtctcccgcattgcgggcagacgctttaccatctgagccaccagggaagcctaattggaggttaattactttacaatattatattggttttgccatacatcaacatgaatctgccacaggtatacacatgttccccatcctgaacccccctccgtcCTCCctccctgtaaaaaaaaaaagaaaaagaaaggacaaCTATTTATCTAGACCTTTCAAGGGGTCAGGCCCTGGACTGGGCCAATGAATTAAATTCACTTAACATTCAAACTCCATGATGATGCTTATATTGCTAGTTCTATTTTAGTGGAGTGAAAACAAGGCAGTTGTGGCATAATCAGCTCCTCAGAGCTGCTTAGTAGCGAATCTAAGATTTAGCTGGAGGTCCTTATGGTTCTACACCGTCTCTCACACCTCCACCCCCTGAAGGCAAAAAAGAGGCTAGGATTTAGAGATAGAAAGAGAACTCACAGTTTGGAGCAGGTGTTAGGGCTGTCTGTGTATATTATGCCACTTAGTCTTACAAGTAACTTGATTAAGAAGTTTCTTTCCCTGTCTAAAAACCAATATATGTAAGCAATTGAAAAGATTTGGGAAAGCTAAAAATGTCACACAACTCATACTAAAATGATCAATAAACTTTGGATATGAGAGCAGATAAAAAGGCACTATGTGCAGTTTTCTTTATGACAGCTATCATATCACAGACAAATGGAGTACAAAGACATTGAATATAATGAGATAAATTATGATAGGTAAATCATATGGTGAAGAAATATCACATgtgtaagaaagaagaaagtgattaCTGGGCTCAGTGTTTGCAGCCCTGGAAACAGGTGACAAAGGAGAGGAGAAATAGGGAGGGGAGGAATAATATAATAAGGGAAAAATATATGGTCATCCTCAGGTTTTCTTCTTTACAACTTTCCTTAGGCTCAGCCCTGACCACATCCTGCTCCTCAGAGCCCCTGTGACATCCTTATTCCGGAGGCTGTAAATGAGGGGGTTCAGCACAGGGGTGATGATGGTATAAAAGGCTGACACCATCATGTCCTGCTCAGCTGTGTGGTAGAAACTAGGAAGCATGTAGGTGTAAATCGCAGCACCAAAGAAGAGCAGCACTACAATCATGTGGGAGGAGCAGGTGGCAAAGGCTTTCCTGAGGCTCTCTGATGAACTCATTCTGTGGATGAGGTGCAGGATGAGGGCATATGAGCTTGAGATGACCACAGTGGGGATGAGGAGCATGAGAACACAGCACAGGTACATTACCATCTTGTAGAGGGAGATGTCGGAGCAGGAGAGCTTCATCAAGGCTGGAGCCTCACAGAAGAAACTCAAGATTTTTCTGGAATGACAAAAGGGGAAGCTCACAGTGATGGGTGTGAGCAACAAACCATCCACCATTCCTAGGAACCAGCATCCAGACACCAGGCATTCACAGACCCTCTGGTTCATCAGCAGGGGATAATGGAGAGGTCTGCAGATAGCAGCATATCGGTCGTAGGCCATGGCAGACAGGAGAAAAAATTCAGCGCCAGCGAGCGTCAGATAGAAGAACATCTGGATCCCACAACCTGAAGGAGAGATTGTATGATCTCCTGTCACCTGGCCCAGGAGCATCTTGGGCACAGTCACAGATATGTACATGAAGTCCATGAGGGAGAGCTGGCTgatgaagaagtacatgggggtgtgcaggCGGGGCTCCAGGTGGACGAGGATGATGAGGAGAGCGTTCCCAGCTAGGGCCATCAGGAAGAAGATGAAGGTCACAGTGTAGAGGAGGAGGGCGTGTTTGGTTTCACCAAAGAGCCCCACAAGGATGAAATCAGTATCCAATGTTTGATTCTGTGAAGTTTGATTCTCTGAATATGTGGTCTTCGGTTATAGTTTTCATCtgagaaataaatgagtcatTGTTTTCAGATATTTCACATGCATATCatttcttaatcatttttttcaATAAGAAAAGTACTTTGaactattttttcaaatatgaagTTGTACTGATATAGAATTAAAAGCTCAGTTCTCCAAGAGGCCAGGTTGCATATTGGCCATAAGTCTAGAATAGATTATGAAACAAACCTGGGGCGGGGGTGACAACTCTACAAATAGACAAATTGTTTACAGTCAGTTAATCTTATTTACTTTTCCCCCAAGCTGAGAATATAAAAGGGCTTGTCTCATGGGATGATTAGAATGCTAAAGTATGAAACACAGGTTAAGTCTTTAACACAGGTTAAAGTAACACAGGTTAGCACACACAATGTGAGTGTTAAATGAAGTCATCTAATGATGCTCCCACTACACTTTGGACACAGTAGGCCATGCAGGAATCAGtgatgaaagatgatgctaatGTCAACATTAATATTGTTAATGATATTAATATAACCAAAGTTCACTGAGAACTTGTAATCTTAATTATTTCCCCCCCAATACATCTCTATTAACTCCTCTCTCATTgctaaaaatatttcagtttattcAACCTTTCTTTTCTCAATGAAGCTCCAGAAGCAGGACCACCAGGGGCATCAAAACAGATAGTGTTCAGCCTGCCTGTGGATTGCAGCTCAGGGTGCAGACCTAgggcagggaaggagggcagACGGTGTGCAGACCTTGTACAGATAAGAGGGTACTTGTGTGCTGACTTTGTATAGTTCAGGAGGGCAAAAGGGATGCAGGTCTGGTGCAGGACAAGAGGATACTCAGTGTGAGGCCTTTTACAGTGGGGAGGGCAGTAAGATTGGTAATCTGGTGCAGAACAGGGGGAAAAGAATATGAGGTGCAGACATTGTACTGGGCTGAACGGCACTCAGGGTGCGGACAGTGCAGGACAGGACATTTGGGATGCAAACCTGGTGCAGAGCACGAGATATGTTGATCTTGCACAGTGTAAGAGAATATCTGGGGTGCAGAGCATGTGCAGGGCAAGATGGCACTCAAGTTGCCAACCACAGTACAATGGAGTATGGCAGTTGGGGTGCAGATATGGTGATAGGAGGTCACTCAGGATGCAGATCATGTGCAGGGGAGGAAGACACAGGGTATGTAGTTGGTGTAAGACAGGTCAGCAACATTCTATCCGGTCCCTCTCATAACACCAAAGCAGGGTTAAAGCATTTAATGTTTCATACAGAGAAATGATTTTTATAAGAAATCACAAAGCCAAAAGCTATAGATTTCCTAAATAGTATCTTTCTAATTGAAATTATACTATTGAAAtagttaaataattatttttccttttgtttttggaAATTCCCTGAAAACTGTTCATTCCCTGAAAACAGTGTCAAAATTATTATGTATTCTATGTATATGAATAGTTAACAAATGAATGAACTGAATTAAATGGTATGGAACATATATAGCAATATGAAGCAGTTGGGTACCACACACAAAGCTACAGCCTTAAAACCCAATATACTGATCTTGCATCTTAGTTTAATCAGGAAACTAGTAAatttcatgcatgtgtgctaagtcacttcagtcatgtctgattctttgcgaccctgtggactgcagctcaccaggctcttctgtccatgggattctccaggcaagaatactggagtggatagcaatgccctcctccaggggatcttcctgaaccaggaatcaaacctgtgtctcttacagctCCTGTTTTGacagatggtttctttaccactagcaccacctgggaaaccctttctACAGACCATCAGGTTTGCTCAATAACTGCTCTCCCTGAATATTTCCACTTTTAATATCCTGGTTGAATTGCTTAAGTCATGCTTGACACAATTGTCCtaaataattaaattaagaaTAAAGTTAAGTTAAAGTTTATGGAAACTTAGGAGCGCCATAACTGACTAGGGTCTGATCAATATCAGAGTTGCTACACACCAGATTAGAGAAatttgcagaggaaaaaaaaatcacatagtaATTAAGACACATGGAAATGTGAAGCAAAGTTTATTGTAATGTACTTGGGTAAAAAAAATCTGGGATTTCATGAAATTGAAAGTCAGAATTACATAAAAGATTAATAACTGTAATCAGACATACttgttccttttttgtttgtaccTTTAAAGAGTTCTGAAGAGATGTTAAAACATTCcatcaaaaagacaaacacaGCATTTAAAACACATACGTTTTGTTTCACCTCATCTTCTCTACCAGAGTAACTGATACACAAAACTGAATGAAGCTGCTTTTACCATTCCAAGGCCAGGCAATCAGGCTTAAATTCAGAAGGCAGAGTGCAAAAGTTACATCATCAGTTTCTTCACATGAGGGAATtgagataaatttctgttgcttagtCCTTTGCATTGTTGAATAAGCATAAAAACTGACAAGACTGGCAAGCCC encodes:
- the LOC108636428 gene encoding olfactory receptor 2T3-like translates to MEKWTGSNWGMEYAKATTYSENQTSQNQTLDTDFILVGLFGETKHALLLYTVTFIFFLMALAGNALLIILVHLEPRLHTPMYFFISQLSLMDFMYISVTVPKMLLGQVTGDHTISPSGCGIQMFFYLTLAGAEFFLLSAMAYDRYAAICRPLHYPLLMNQRVCECLVSGCWFLGMVDGLLLTPITVSFPFCHSRKILSFFCEAPALMKLSCSDISLYKMVMYLCCVLMLLIPTVVISSSYALILHLIHRMSSSESLRKAFATCSSHMIVVLLFFGAAIYTYMLPSFYHTAEQDMMVSAFYTIITPVLNPLIYSLRNKDVTGALRSRMWSGLSLRKVVKKKT